The genomic interval AAGCCGCCGACACCGGTGCCTGACGGCGGTCGGCGCAAGACGACCGAAGATCTGCGGCGGCAAGGGCGGCTCCCGGCGCCGACTCCGGCGCCCACCGGCAGCCAATCGGCATTTCGTCATCCAAGCGCCCGGCGCTGAAACGCTCGTCCGAATCGAGCCACAAACCGCCAATAATCCGACTCAACCCATCCATCAAACGATCCCCCGCCCCATCTTACGAGGATAACGGCAGCCATGCACAAACGCCTTCTCATCCTGCTGTTGATACTGGTGGGTTGCGTCCTGGCCCAGGACGACGAGTTCGTCGAGATCACCGATATCGACATCACCGCTCGGCCGCCGGTGCCCCAGGCCATCAGCTTCCTCTACCGCACCGAGCCGGAATTCGAGACGGTGATGCTGCGCCAGACCTACGAGAGCCAGATCCTCAACCCCATCGACAAAGAGGAGTTTGAGGGTGGAATGGAGTTCGGCACGGGAACGATCAAGAATCCGGCCATCTGGCTCTCCACGGGAGCCGGGATCGCCGCCGGCCTGACCGCCGGCTACATGGACGCCAACGGCGAGACCGCCAACGCCAACTGGCTGGTCGGTTCGGCCGGAGTGGCCCTGATCACCGCCACCGTCCTGATGCTGATCGAGCGCTGACCCACCGCAGTACCCTCGCTTTTCCAGCTTCAACCACACCCCGTCTCGGTCCTCGTGGCCGGGACACCCGCAGTGCATCAACCCCCCCCGGGCGGCAGTGCCGTCCGCACCCGAAAGGAGCGCATGGATAAATTATTCACCATGTTCGACAAGGGCGGTGAGTTTATGTACATCATTCTCGCCGTGCTGGTCTTCAGCATCGCCATCATGCTGGAGCGAGTCTACTTCGTGATCTTCAAGAGTTCGTTGAACACGAAGACCTTTATCGCGGAACTGGAGAAACTGATCCAGAGCCGCAACATGGAGCGGGCGATCGCGCTGTGCAACACCTCTAATTCGGCGCTGGCCCGCGTTCTTCGGGAGGTGGTCAAAAACCATTCCGGCAGTCAACGAGACATGCAGGTAGCGGCCGACGCTAAAACCCTCGAGGTCATTCCCGAGCTCGAGAAGCGGACCAGCTACCTGGATATGTTCTCCCAGATCGCGACCCTGCTGGGTCTGTTGGGTACGATCGCCGGGCTGATGGACGCCTTCGAGTCTCTCAAGGTCGCCGCGCCCGACGAAGCCGCCAGCAAACTGGCCGACGGTATCAGCCAGGCCATGCTGACCACCATGTTCGGTCTGACCGTGGCCGTGCCGACCATCGTCGTGGCCTCGATCATCAAGAACAAGACCGAGCGGATCATCAGCGACATCGACCAGTACTCGGTCAAGATCAGCAATCTCATCACGGCTACGAAGGGGTAGGCGATGGCTTTCGCACCCAGTGCAGCACGACGAGGCGGCAAGGACAAGGGCGCCTCGAGCGAGGACCATCTGATCCCGGTGATGAACCTGATGATTATCCTGATCCCCTTCCTGCTCCAAGCCGCGGTCTTCGTCACCACGGTGGCCATTCAGGTGACCCTGCCGCCTCAAGCGGCCGGCGGAGGCAGCGGAGCGGGAGCCGGAAGCCAGCAGAAGATCCTCATGGTCGGGATGAGCGCCCAGAACGGGTTCCTGGTCACCAACGATCGGGGCACCCTGCCCTGGATCGGACTGACACCCGACGGCGATTACGACTACGAGGAACTGCGCCGGGTTCTCCGGGACAAGGTCAAGACAATGGATGTCTACAAGGACCATGACGAGGTCATCCTCGCCATCCAGGACACCATCCCCTTCACCGCGGTCATCGACCTGATGGACGCCGTGCGGGGCAACCTGGTCAAGGTAGAGATCAAAACCGAAGAAGACGCCGCCAAATACGGGGTCGACCTCAAGCCCGGACAGGTACAGAACGTCTGGGTGGCCGAGCTATTCCCCAACATCATTTTCGGCGGCGCGGCACCCCAGTAACCGAACACGAAAGGAGGTGAGACATGCCCGGTGCCTGGGCACCGTCCAAGCTTCACAAACGCGAGAAGGAAAAGGCGGAACTCAAGATCACCTCGATGATGGACATGATGACCATTATCCTGGTCTTCCTGCTCAAAACCTTCTCCACCCAGGGCGACATCTCCAGTACCCAAGCCGCCCTGACCCTGCCCGAATCCGACGCCCGCAACCAGGCCGGCGTAGTGGACCGCCTGGCCGTGGGTGAAAACCATATCTTCTTCCTGGACAAGGAGGTGATGAACACCCAGGAAGCCCTGGCCGGCAATGACGTAACCATCCAGAAGCTCCTGTCCCCCTTGGAAGCACGGGTCAAGGAGATCGAAGAGATGCAGCGCATGGCCAACCGCGAGGATGACGAAGCCTACAAGGTCCTGATCCTCGCCGACCGAACCCACTACTACAGTCTGATCAAACGTGTCGTAGCAACGGCGGCCCGTGCTGGATACCTCAACATCACGGTCGCCGCCACCCAGGTCCAACCCAAGTTCGAATGATCAACACTCCCCACAAAGGAGCCAGCCATGAGTAACGGACCCAACGAGGTCCTCGGCCTGGTCGTCTCACGCGGGGACCGTATCATCAAACGCCTGGTGCCGGAGAACGACACCATCACCGTCGGACAGGCGCCGGACTGCGACGTAGTCCTGCAGCACGATCCGTCGGCTCCGATGAAGCACCAACTGGCCGTCAAGCGCGGCGATGAGTACGAGTTCAGCATCGACGAAGAAATGAGCGGTAAGATCCACGTCGGTGACTCGACCATCTCACTGCGTGATCTGCGGGTTTGCGGTTTCCTGCCCCGCAGTAAACACGGCTATGTCTTCCGCGCCAACAGGCATAAGAAAGGCCAAATCAAGGTCTCCGATATCACGATCCACTTCGGGTATTTCAAGCCAAGCCCGAAGCAGGTCGCCGGAGAGCCCAAACTGGCCGATGCGGTTACCTCGGGCCTCTATCTGGAACAGGATCAGAAGGTCTTTCTGGGTTTTCTGGGGTTCTCCTTCATACTCGGAGGCTTGTTTATCCTGGGTACTGAACTGGCCGAACCCCCGACCATCGAGGAACTACTAGCTGAACAGTACGACGTCGAAGACGTCGAGATAGAAGTACCGACCGATGTCGTCGCCGAAGGCGGCGATAGCGGTGAAGAAGAAGTCGCCGAAGTAGTCGCCAACACCACCTCCGAAGGTGCGGGGACCGGTGGCAGCGGCGGCGGCGGCGGTGCCGACGCGGCCAGCCAGGGCGCAGCCATGGGCTCGGGCGCTGCGGACTTCATGCTCCAAGCCATCACCTCCAACATCGTCGCCGCAGGCGGCGGTATGACCGGGATTACCAGCGGCCAGGGCTCGGGTCTGTTCGAGTCCGGCGGCACCGTCTCTGTTGCAGGCGGTGGTGCGGGCGCCGGTGGTACCGGTGGTGACGCGGCGGCCGGATTCGGTTCCGGTGGCACGGGCACAGCGGGTATCGAAGGCACCGGCGGAATGGGCAGTTCCGATCTGCCCCAAACCGTCTACGCCGCACCCGTCGTCGTATCGCCGCAGATCGATCAGGGCGGCTCGACGGCCTCCAGCGAGGGCGTCAGCAAGGTCGCCAGCTTCTTCGCCTCGCGCGCCGGTACGATCAAACGCATCTACCAGAGCTACCTGGGCGACAACCCCGGCCTGTCCGGGCGCATCGTCCTCAACGTAACAGTAAACAACGGGGCCATTTCGGCGAGCGTTGCCAGTAACTCCACCGGCAGCGGCGCCCTGGCCAATGAGATCGTCGGTACGGTTAACAGTTGGTCCGTGTTCGGGGTCGACGGGGTCGTAAAGTTGAAAGTCCCGTTCAACCTCGAGCCGCAATCCTAACCCGCGGAACCACGGTTCCGAAACGGGGTGATTGCGGCGGGTTCCGCCCAGCGCGGAACGCACGGGTCGTCAAGACCCGCGGACTAATACCCCGTATCGGGAGATCTCAACACCGGAGGGTCGCAATCGCGGCCCTCCTTCTCATCCCGCCCGGCCCGGAGACCTTTTCTACTCGAAACCGTACGACACTTCTATTCACCGGCGGCGGAACCGGCACGGTTTTTGCGGAGGCGAACCGTTACCAGCGTTATTAACGGTCGCCGAGATGCAAAAACCGTGCCGGTTCCGCCGCCGCAGGTGGTTGATCGATGCGCGGATTCACCTTACGGGCCAAGGTCTCCGGGCCTTCAGGCAAGCCACCCCGCCCTGGTCTGCTTGTATTGCTGTGCTGGTCGGTCCTTTTGGCCGGGAGTCCCCCGTTTCACGCGACCTTTTACTTGACCACTCAGGACTGCTGGGCTAAACTATTACTTGGTTTAGGCTTGAATAGCTCTTTGTGCGGCCGGTGCAGTCGATTGCTCCAACTGGCTTGGCTCCAGGTGGGTGATACTGATAGCACCGGTGCGCCAGGGATCCGCGAAAGTTAACCGGTGAAGGTTGCGATGGTCGCAGACGAGAAAAAGAACCTGTTCCTCAAAATCGACGGCAAGCAGTACGGACCTGTCTCCGTGGAGACTGTCAAGCGCTGGATCGAGGAGAATCGTTTTGGCGCCAACGACTACCTGCGCAAGGTCGATCAGAACGTCTGGGTGCAGGCCAAGAACGTCAAGCACTTGAACATGATGTTCCACAAGACGCGCAAGGTGGACCGCACCCGCGTCTTCGGCGACTGGATCGAGGGGGTCAACACCGGTGCACTGACCGCGTTGACCTACGAGGGTCAGAAGGCTGAGCGTGAGCGCATTCAGGCTGAGCAGGAGGCCCTCGAGCAGCAGCGCCGGGAGCTGGAGGAGCGGGCCAAGCTGGTCGAGATGTCCAAGGAGGAGGCGGCGGCCCTGGACAAGCGCCGCGCGGAGTTGGCGGACGCGGAGCGTCGTCTGCAGGCTGAGAGCGACGAGATCCAGCGGATGGAGACCCAGGTCAAGAAGCGTCGTCGCAAACAGACCATTCTGGTGACCCTGATCATCGCCGTCGTCGTGGCCGTGGGCATCTGGCTGGTCATCGACCTGACCGGCGCCCGCCGGGATCTCGAGGAGCAAATCGCCCAGATCGACGAGCGCTTGGGCGAGATCGATAAGCGGTTGGCGGCCATCGACGATCAGATCTCCCAGGCCCGGGCCGCCGGCGACACGGCCCTGGTCGCCGAGCTCGAGGAGCAGCGCGCCGCCCTGCAGGAGGAGCGCGTCGTACTCGAGGAGGAACTGGCCGAGGTCACCGAGGAACGCCACGCCGACGAGCCCGAGGTCGAGGAAACGGAGGTTGAACCCGAGGGCCGTACCGGACGGATCGCCGTGGCTGGGGACATCCAGATCACCGGCGCCGGCGCCGGGCACAGCGACCGTTCGAAGACCACCGTGGCCGCCTACGTCAACAGCGCCCTGTCTTCGGCCCGCGGCGAATACAACGAGCTGCTCAAAACCGATCCCAACGCCGCCGGTTCGGTAACGCTGATCTTCACCATCAATCCCGATGGTTCGGTTTCCGGAGCCACGGGCTCCAACAACAACCTGCCGGCGGGCAACCTGTTCGGCGCGATGATCCGCTCCTTGCAGGGGATGCGTTTCCAGCCCATCGAGGACGGGAGTGTCAAGGTCAGCTATCCGGTTTCGCTGAGTCCGAATTAGTCTTTGCCGCCAGTCGCGTGTCTTAAAGGACGGTCGCGGGACCGTCCTTTTTTCGAGCTCCCGCACGTTTTGGATCGTTCTACTGTATGTGGATAACACCGCCTCA from Candidatus Coatesbacteria bacterium carries:
- a CDS encoding MotA/TolQ/ExbB proton channel family protein, with translation MDKLFTMFDKGGEFMYIILAVLVFSIAIMLERVYFVIFKSSLNTKTFIAELEKLIQSRNMERAIALCNTSNSALARVLREVVKNHSGSQRDMQVAADAKTLEVIPELEKRTSYLDMFSQIATLLGLLGTIAGLMDAFESLKVAAPDEAASKLADGISQAMLTTMFGLTVAVPTIVVASIIKNKTERIISDIDQYSVKISNLITATKG
- a CDS encoding AgmX/PglI C-terminal domain-containing protein, whose translation is MVADEKKNLFLKIDGKQYGPVSVETVKRWIEENRFGANDYLRKVDQNVWVQAKNVKHLNMMFHKTRKVDRTRVFGDWIEGVNTGALTALTYEGQKAERERIQAEQEALEQQRRELEERAKLVEMSKEEAAALDKRRAELADAERRLQAESDEIQRMETQVKKRRRKQTILVTLIIAVVVAVGIWLVIDLTGARRDLEEQIAQIDERLGEIDKRLAAIDDQISQARAAGDTALVAELEEQRAALQEERVVLEEELAEVTEERHADEPEVEETEVEPEGRTGRIAVAGDIQITGAGAGHSDRSKTTVAAYVNSALSSARGEYNELLKTDPNAAGSVTLIFTINPDGSVSGATGSNNNLPAGNLFGAMIRSLQGMRFQPIEDGSVKVSYPVSLSPN